The Neorhodopirellula lusitana region GGTCACCACGGCGGTCTGAGCCTTGCTCAAACGAATGGCGTCAAGCATTAATTCGTGCCAAGTGGTAGAGCTGGGATCTTCGCCTCGCGACTGCTCAATGAACTTGCTGCCAGCCTCCTGCCAAAGACTCGATATGCTGGACGTTTTGGCACCGGCAGAATCCGGCTTGAGCTCTTAGACACCGCGGGCACTGACACCCGAGGCGATCGCTTGAACGATCTGTGTCTGCAGCCGCCCAGGATCTTTTGCACTCCGATAGGTGTTCAGCTCGACTTCGTTGGTTGAGCCGCCACGGGACTTCGGACGCACTCGAGGCTGGACTGCTTATTCACGCTGGTCCTCTTGCAAAACGCGGCCTGAATTGGAGACCGCGCGATGGTGTTCATTTGGGGATTGATCGTGCTTGGGGCCACACTGTTCAGTGACTTCGGCGACCGTGGCTTCACATATCACTTCACGCACGTGCTCTCGCCGGAAGTTGCGAAAGACCTGTCCGGTTTCAGAGGCAGAAACTTGCCCCAGCGATTCCAAAAGAATAGCTTCGTTCGTGATGGTCTCTCCGTCGGTTGCACCCGACGAAAATTGAAAGTTTGCGGAGAGCAAAGTCTGTTCTCCGTGAGACCAGCTTTCAACAATTGTTGGGACGTACCTGTGTTCATTCCAGGCGTCACCTCTTCGAGTGTGATCCCGTGAACTTTTTGGCGGCTCGTCGAGGTAGTGGTGTTGGGCTCTTGCCCATCGGCGGCGGTTGAAAGGCAAAAGGCGAATCGCAACCTTGTGAGCACAACCTATGCGAACAGGCACGACAGCTATTCATTAAGTGGGCTCTAGGATCTTGAAGCATTGAAAAGGCATGGAAGGGAATGAGCGGCGAAGTTTGAGACCGGGGATGAGCGTTTTGTGTGAATTCGGGGCACTGTCCCGCCGCCGGCTGTGTTGTTGGTTGGGTTGGGTTGGGACGGGGGCGTGTTATGATGCGGTTGCCTGTGCTGCAGAACCTTGGGGTCGGTGTTTGAGCGGGGCGTGAATTGCTTGTCGTCGTAGGATTAATGAGACCATGGAAGAGTTCGAGATTTGGGGCGATAGGGCTGGTTCAAGCGGTTGGCTTAGGCGGGGTGTGGGTGGTCTTGCGATGCATGGTGGATGTTTGGGTGGGTTGCATTCGCGCGACTGGCCTTCAGGCAGGCAGCATTTATGTGGCAAGAGAACCTGCATGCAGTATGGGCTGGTGTTCGTTTTGCTGGTGCTGGGGCCGTGTGCGTCGTCCTTGATGGCCCAGGAGGATGTTGCGGTTGCCGATGCGGTCCCGGAAGTGAAGGCTGTTGCCGCGACTGTGGAAGCTGCCCAACCCTCACCGCGTGTTTTGCGAGTGGGGACGAAACAGAGTCCGCCATTCGCGATCAAGCATGCCGATGGTTCCTGGACGGGGATCAGTATCGAGCTTTGGAAGCAATTGACGGATGAGCTGAACTTGGAGTATGAGTTCGAAGAGCTCACGCTCGACCAGATGCTGGTCGGTTTGGAATCCAGGGAATTGGATGCGGCTGTGGCGGCGATCAGCGTGACGTCGGACCGTCATGATCGGGTCGGGTTTTGTCATCCGCACTTTTCAACTGGTTTGGGGATCGCCGTCAACGCTCGCGATCAGACCACGGCGTGGACGTTGATCCGCCGTGTCGTTTCGAGCCGGTTGATCAAGATCATGGTCACGATGATCTGCATCGTCTTTGTTTGCGGCTTGCTGTTTTGGCAATTCGAACGGAAACGAAACACGGCGATGTTTGGTGGGAAACGCCGGCAGGGAATCTGGATGGGGGTTTGGTGGTCGACGACGTTGCTGTTGGGTAACAAAGGCGTGGCACCGGTCAGTGCAATGGGGCGGATACTCGCGGCCTCGGCCATGATGTCGAGCATCATGGTGTTATCGATTTTGACCGGCGTGATCACGTCGGTGTTGACGGTGCAGCAGTTGGATACCGGGATCGCACGCGCGACCGATTTGCATGACGTCCGGGTGGCGACGGTGGCATCAAGTACCAGTGCGGATTACCTGCGTCAGCGGCGCATCTTTTTCCGAGGTTACGCAACGCCTCGTGAGGCTATTGAAGCGGTCATCAAGGGAGAGGCGGATGCGGTTGTTTATGATGCTGCGTTGCTGAAGTATCTTGCCACGGAAGAGTTCAGCAATCGCATTGATGTGCTTCCGGTGTCGTTCAATGTTCAGGAATACGCGATCGCGTTGCAGCTGAATAGCCCGCTGCGGAAACCGCTGAATACTGAGCTTCTGCGATATCGCGAGAGTGACGCTTGGGATCAACTTGTCTATCGGTATCTAGGGGAATGAATTGATGACGTTTGGAAAGTACCGAAAGACATTGATGTGGATCTGTCGCGGGCAGGAGCGGCCCGCTTCGTACCGAGGAAGGTCAGGCGTTGGGACGAACGCACGCCCTCCCCTCGTTGCGCTCGACCCTTCCAGAGGGAGGGTGAAGTTTGGGTTTTCGACCGGACGAAACGCATGGGCTCGGGCGTTTGTTGCCGCGATGTTTTGCGTAGGGGTGGTGTGCTTATGGGGAGTGTGCGGCGAGCTTCCCGGCGTAGTGGGCCAGGATACATTGAATCAGGAGGCTTTGAATCAGCAGGCTTCGAACCAAGAGGCGCCTAGCCAGGAATCGGCTGAGCGGGATGCGGTGTCGGCCAGTCAGGGTGAAGATGCGAAACCCGCGGACGCTGCACCGGTTCGGCTGATGGTGCCTGATAAGTTAGTCGTGGCGACTCGGGAGGTGCCGCCCTTTGCGATGCGAAGTGAGGACAGCCAGTGGACTGGGATTAGCATCGATCTGTTGCGAGAAGTCAAAGCAGAGCTCGAGGTTGAGTCCGGGCACGATATAGCATTTGAATTCCGGGAGATGTCGCTGGCAGACATGCTCGACGCGGTCGAGAATTCGGAAGTTGATCTGGCTGCTGCGGCAATCACGATGAACTACGAGCGTGAAAAGCGGATGGACTTCACGCATTCGTTCCATACCTCTGGGTTGGGGATCGCGGTTGGGGCGAAGCAGAGACGGTCGGGCTGGTCGGGTATTGTCGACGCGGTCTTGTCGAAAACGTTCCTGCGGATTGTGGCTGGGTTGTTCTTGGCAATGTTGGTGAGTGCGGTCGGGATCTACTTGTTCGAACGTCGCCACAATCGCGAGCATTTCGATCACGGTTGGATGAAAGGGATCGCGTCGGGAATGTGGTGGGCGGCGGTCACGCTGACCACGGTGGGTTACGGCGATAAGGTGCCGAAGTCGCTGGGGGGACGATTGATCGGGCTGGTTTGGATGTTCGCGGGACTGTTCATTATCGCGGGCTTCACGGCGGCCGTGACTTCCGCCTTGACACTGACAGAGCTACGGATGCGAATCAACGGTCCATCGGAGTTGTCGGGGGTGAAGGTGGCGACGGTGGAGGGCTCGACGTCGGCGGACTACTTGCGTTCCAGACACATCTTGTCGGTGAAGCACAAGGATGTGGATTCGGCGCTGAAGAGTTTGGTCGCGAATCAGTGCGATGTGGTTGTCTACGATGCACCGATTTTGCGTTACCAGACTTACCAGAACTATTCCGGTGAAGCGTTTGTGTTGCCGGTGACGTTCGAACGCCAGAACTACGCGTTTGCCTTACCCAGCGGCAGCCCGCTGAGTGAGGTGATCAACCGTGTGTTGTTGCGTCAGACCTCCAGCCCGGATTGGGATGATGTGCTGGCAACTTACTTTGGTGAAAGCCAGCAAAAGTAGGTCACGGAGATCGCAAGCGGCGGGTTGTCGATCAGCGGTACTCGCGGCAATGTGGGCAGCTTTTGTCGCTGTTGAATGCCATGCTTTGCTTGACGTCTTCCCAGATCGTGATGCTGGGGATGTAGATGCGGTCGCCTGGCATCAGTTGGTAGTTGGTTGACACGTCGCCGAGTTGCAGGATTTGTTTGTAGCAAACCGGTAAGATCAGCCGCTTTTGGCCATCAGGTTGAGGACGCGTGAGGATGATTTTGTGCTCGTTGGCTTTGTCGGACAGGCCGCCAGCGGCGATCACCGCATCGAGGACCGTTTCGGTTCCAACCAGCGGATAGGATCCCGGCGCATTGACTTCGCCCATCACGTAGAACAGATCGCTTTCGTTGCTGACCAGTCGCACGTTGACTCCGTAGTCGACGACTTCTTCGGGGGTGATGTTGTTACGGTGGGAGACCATCGCCATGCGTGTTTGCGACTTTTCGGTTTCGCGAGACGCGACTCGCGTCTGGACCGTTTGTTGGATCTCTTGGACGGTCATGCCAAGGACTTCGACACGCCCGTAGTCGCCCAGTTCGATACTGCCGTCTTGTTGCACGACCTGATCGCTTTGCAAACGAACCGGCGAATTGAAATCGTTGGGTTCGATGACTAGGACGTCGCCGGCGGCCATGCGGTGCGGGGGCAGCGGGTGCTTGGCAAGTTCAGTCGCAATGCCGGCGCGGTGACCGGCTTGGCGAAGGTCCGTCGCGTAGGGAAGCAACGCGTGGGAGGTCCCTGAAACGGGAAGCCCCAGCGATGCGGCGGTGCGACATCCAGTGGCCAGGAACGAAGCGACCAGGAGTGTGCTAAGTAGGCAAATCGCTGGCATTGTCGTGGACATCGTTGCGACGGAACTCGTTCGCTTGACGTTTCGTGACGAGACGCGCGGAGTGAGATTGTTTTTCATTGGATAGGAATCGTTAACGGCTTTGGTTTTGACGCTTGGACATGTCGGCAATTTTGGTTGCCCCAGCGCCAAGGCTGTTAGTTAGGAAGAATCGCAGTGTGTCTTGGGTCAGGTTTTTGCCTGGCTGTAACCGCAGGGTCGGGCGAGCAGCGGTGCCGCCAACGTGCACGTGGACGACGCGGTCCTTCATCGCTTCATTTGCTTTAAGTACCAGTGCGACCGGGGCGGGGGCGGCCAGCATCAATGGTGAACTGGTGAACGCGGACAGACCGTCGGCGGGGCCGGTTTGGCCAGTTGCTGCGGTGATGTCAAAGTCCAGGCGTCCGGACATTGCGGCACTGCCACTCATCATGACCTGCACGTTGCTTTGTGAAATCGCGAGCTGGTCGATGTGAACCAAACCGCCAGAGATGCGGCCTTGGACCGTGCCATCGTTGTTGGAGCTGGCTCCAAACGAGGGCGTCAAATTGACCAGCGTGTCGAGTTGATCCAGGACCGGCATTTTGAGTGAATCAACTTGATTCATGGTGATGTCAAACCGTCCACTGATTTGTTCGGGGCGTCGTGCTCGCTTGGCTTGCAGGTTGACTTGGCCGTTGATAATCCCGGCACCGATGGAACCACCGCGAAGTAAACGGGAGCTGTCGATACGGTTCAGGTTCGCGGCCAATCGCATGTTAAGCGAACGGTTGTAGTCGCCTTCGGTGGAGATGTTGATTTTGCCATTTCCCGCTTCGACGACACCGGCACGGCACCGCCAAGTGACTCGGCTTGTCGCGGGCGTGAGCGTCCAGTCGATTGGGAATCGGGCGGCGCGAATGTTGAGGTCGGCGACCGACGGATTGTTGGCGGAAAGTTCCAGGCGGCCGCTGATCGTGCGGCCGATACGACCTGACAATCGCACGTCGCTGGTACCGGAAACACTGTTGGCGATGCTGCCCAGTGGTGCGGCGGCGCGGCGGAGGTTCATGCGGTTAATCGCGAATTGAAATGTGCCTCTCGGGTCGCTGCTAAGGATCACGTCAGCTTGGCCGCTTAGTCGCCCGTCGGCCATTCGTCCTTCCACTGAAACTAATCGGAGACTGTCAGGACGAAGTTCCACAGTCGATGTCATGCGATCGGATAGGCGAGCGTGTTGCCAACGAATCCGCTCGCTGGACAGCGTCGCTTTGCACACCATACCGTCTCGCGAGCAGGCGATATCGCGGGTGCACGTCGCGTCAACAAATCCAGTCAGGGGACGAAGTGAACTGGGCAGCCTGAGTGTTTGAATTACTTGGGCGATGGAGAGGCGGCGAAGCTTGGCTTCCCATGCGACCGGCAGTTGCCGCAGATCAGGTGTGGTCTCGGACGCAAACCGGCTGAGTTCACGCAGGTTCGTACTGGCGGTCCCCGAGAACTCGCCTCGTAGTAACTCGCCACTGCCGTTGACTTGGACGTTACCCGCATCGATCAGGACTACGGAGCGGTTGAGTTTAATTGGGAGGTTCATGGCGGAGAGCCCGCGGCTTTCCAGCCATGCGTTGCCGTCAAGATTTTCGAGTGAACCCAGGTTGGTTAAATTGCATGCGCCGTCGAGCGTTCCCTCGACCGGCAGGTCGATGCTCGCGAATCGAGGCAGCCGGTTGGCTTGGATGCCCACGAAGTTGGCGTCGACGGTGGCACGCGTCCAATCGAGTTCTTTGGCAGTTGCGGTGAGAGCGTACCGGCCGCCCAGGAAGTTTTCCGACCCGGTGTGAATGCTTAGGCCGTTCAGGTCGCCACGCCAGTTCAGGCTCGCCGTGCCGATACCGGTTTGGGCGTAGGTCGCTTTCAGTAACGATGCAGTTCCCTCGGTGGAGACAATTTGATTTCGTGTGTTGACGTGAACGGTGCCGTTTAATGTTGCTTGTCCAGTTAGCGGTAGCGGCGTCGATGAAAACTTGGAAGCAATGTCGGCAAGGTCGTTCAGCTTGATGGGGCCTGCTTGAAAGCCAGCGTCGAGCGTGAGGGCTTGGCTGAGTTTACCGTCCAGCGAGAGTTGGCATTCGTTGTCTCGCCATTTCAGCATCGTCGGCGGGATCGCTAGGATTCCGTTCTTCAGTTCGCAGCGGGCGGACAGGTCATCGGCGGCGGCGCCGGCGACAATCATGCGGTTGGTTTGCAACGTTGCCAACGCCGTCCATTGATCAGGCTGGGTAAGTGAATCGAGCGTCGTTGATGCGCGAAGGTGACCGGATACGAGGCCAGATAAAAGTTCGGGTGCAATGTTGAGGTTGGCAGCGACTTGTGCTGCATCGAGTTGCGACAGGGAGGCCTGCAGGGTGAGTTGTTGGCTCGATAGCGAAGTATCGGCGATGCCACTGAAGGTGGCAATTGCGGCTCCGTTCAAATTGCGAAGTTGGGTTTCCGGCAGTCCGGCATTGACGATGCCTTCGGAGACGGACAGCTGAAATTGCGTGTCTTGAAGAGTGGCGTTGTGGGCTTGGACGCCCTGTGTGAATGCCATCGCACGAATTTTGGCAGCGTTGGGATCGGCCAAGTTGGCGAGTGGGATTTCGAATTCTGCGGCCGCTTTGATTTGGCCGTTCAGGTCGGCGATGCCGAGGCGGCTGGCGAGTTGCGATAGGTCCAAGCCTTCGCTGTGAACGGTGCCTGTTAGCTTGCCGGTGAGGGCGCTCAGTGGATCTGCCAGCGGATCAGCCAGTGGATCGGCGGCGTTGCTGTTCGTTAGTTCGGCGAGAGAGGCTTGGCCGTTGCAGGTGAGATGGCAGATGACATCGCTGATCGCGACTGTTGTTGGGGAGGCTGCTTGCTCGTTGGTTGGGTTGCTTGATGGCGGGTTGGAAATGAGCGTTGTTGGCATCGGTTCATTGCCGATCGCCAGTTCACTTCCGATTGCCAATTCACTTCCGATTGCCAATTCACTTCCGGTGGCCAATTCACTTCCGATGGCTCGCACGCTGTTTTCGAAAGCAAGGATTCCGTCGCTCCACGAGACCGTTGACTGGGTCGCAAGGTTGCCGGTGGCTTGGGCGTTGATGCCGGGGGCGAAACGCTCGATCAGGTTGTGTAGCTGGCAGTCGCGAACGTCGGCGACCAAGGTGGCTGTTAGTGGCGGGCTTAGCGAAGTGCAGGTCAGGTGTGCGTTGGCTTGTCCGCGGAGTGGATCGGCGTTCAAGGTGACCGACAGTCCGCCGTCGTTGGTGTTGGCGGCGACGGAGAGTTGCGTGATCAGTGTGCCGACTTCGCTCCAGACGAGGTCGTTTAACTGTGCATCGAGTTGGACCGGATGCAATCGAGGATCGGTCACACCGGCGGGATGCTGGATGTTGACTTGCAGTGAACCGTTGCCGCTGACTTCGTGTGTACGCGCGGCGGGCACGATTCGGTAGGGAAGTGCTTGGGAATCAAATTCGCATTGGTCGACACGCAGGCTCGTGCGTCCCGCCAACGTGGTCGCGTTTAATTCAGTGTTGAACGCAACGGTGCCGCTGAGAAGTCGGTCAATCTGGCCGCGAAGTCGGATGAGTTCGGTGAACTCGCCCGACAAACTGGCCCCGTTGATCAGTGCGTGTTGTTGGTCGCCCTGGTAGACGATGACTTGCGCACCTGACACCAGGAGCGATCGCAGGGGGATCGTCAATTCGGTGGTTGGTTCCGAATTGGTGGAGCTTTCAAATTGGGGGAAGACGGAAAGCAGGCTCCCGTCGTCGTTGAACCGAACGTGCAGTTTCGGCTGGGCGACTGTCACGCTATTCAGCCAAACGCCGTCAGTGAATCCGGTAAGGAGAGATGCGACCACATCGACCTGACCGATTTCGATCTGGGGAGCATCTTGAATGTGTGGTTCCAGGACGGTGATGCCGCGAACCTGGATGGTGCCCCAGCCGATGTGGACCGTGTCGATTTGAACGGTGGTGGCAAGCACGGCTGAGCCGACTCGCTCGCCAATCCAGCGTGAAACGAAGTTGCGTGAAACTATGACTAGAAATGCAAGCATCAGCCCGACGAAAACGAGACGCCGCAGGATTCTGGGGAGGCGTTTTCGCGTTAGCAAGCGTTTCTCCTATCAGAATTCGAGGGTGAATCGTCGTCAACAACCGAGGCGCAGTGCCGCGATATGTCTGTACATGGCTCGGGCAGCGAAGATCAAGGTGTGAATCAGCAGGCTTAATGGGTGAAGGCGAGTTTGTGTTTGAGCGTCGTCGATGAAACTTCGAAACCGTGGTTGGTAAGGAGAAGGCACGGATCGTTTGTCTAGGCTGGGGGCAATTATCGCCCCGCAATCTAGCCGTGGAGCATTCTGATCGCTGGGGGGCGAAGTCCTTTTCAGCTAGACTGTTTACATCCGAAACGATGGTTGGGATGCTTCGCGATGGCGAGTCTCGCTGTCCACTTTGACTGTATCAAACTGTTTCAAATCGTTTTCGTGAGCGATTCGGTTCCAAGTCTCTTCGTTCGTAGATGATCTTTGTTGAGGCAGCGGAGTTGACGCATCTTTTCCGATGATACGTTTCAGCGAGTCGACTTTTGTTCGATCAGCGAAAATCTCGCCATCAGTTCGTTTCCCATGTGGTTGCTTTGCTTTCACTGTGTGGGCTATGGGCAATCGTTGGGTGTGATCGGAACCGGGACCCATAATCCCAGGCAGTTCCCCAAGCAAATGATTCGGGGGATTCGCTGAAGCAATTGCGTGCGGCGGTGAGACGTGGTCAGTGGCAAGAAGCGTGGCGGTTTTCCAATGCGACGCTCACTCAACACCCGAATGATGCTGACACGATTCAGCTGGTCGCGAGTGTCGCACAACAGATTGGCGAGCAGGATGTGGCTGCCGATTTGATGATTGATGCGTGCCGCGCGGAAGCCTTGGGGAATGCACAGCGTTTGAATCAGGCTGCGAACGCGCTGTTGAATGCCGGGCGTCTTTATGACTGCATGGATCTATTGGAAGAATCGCTTGAAGTCGATCCCATGCGGCACCAAATCAGGATGTTGTTTTATAACATGTGTTGGGGAATCGAGAACCGACTGCGAGCGATCCCGCACGGTCGCTTTTTGGTCCAACATCGGCAGTTTGATTTGCGACTTCTGTTGTCACTCAGTTACACCGAGTCGGGAACGGATCGGTTGGATTCATTCATCGAGTTGGCGAACCGTTACCCGAGTGATAAACGGCCGCTCGTTGCTCAAGCTAAGTCACTTTTCGACCAAGGTGAATTCGAACAAGCCGCGAAGGTTCTGCATGAGGTGCTCGAGTTTCACTCGGATCATCTGCCGGCAGTCGTCTTGTTGTGCCGTGTTTTGGTGGCATCGAATCTTGATGACGAGTTCATTGCTGTGATCGCGGATGTTCCGGAAAAGATTGAAGCGTATCCCGATTATTGGTTGGCGGTGGGCGACTGGTGTGAAGCTCATCAGCAGAATCACCGAGCTGCACGTGCCTATTGGGAGGCGGCCAAACGGGATGCAGAGGGCAGAGAAGCCTGGCTTAAATTTTCGACTTCGTTGAAGCGAATCGATAACAGCGATCACCAACTTGACCAAGCTGAGATTGAGTCCATCGAGACTCGCGTGAACCTGCTCACACAAGTCAGCGACGTCATGAATCGTTTTCGCTACTATCCGTCTCAAGGCCTTGCGATCGAGATTGCCGAGGCTTTGCGAGAGCTTGGCCGACTATGGGAAGCCGAGGCCTGGGCATCGATCGCGACGCAGTTGCCTCAGGAAGAGGGTGTGTTGGTCAAACGCGTTCGAGAATCCATCGTCGCATTGATGAGCAAGCAAACGCCTTGGCAGTTGGAAGAGAAACACCCGGAACTTCGAATTGATTTGACCTGCCTTGATCTGCCTCGTATCGAGCTTGATCAATTGGCATCGGTGACTGAAAGCAAAGCTGCGATTCGTAGGACAGGCGAACCTCGACGCATTGGACTATCGAATGAGGCGGGAGAGCGGTCGCTGAACTTTTTTGGCCGAACCGGTGACGATTTGGCCCGGCCAGGTGTCCTGTTTCATCAAACGTTGGGCTGCGGTGGAGGGACGATCGACTTTGATCTTGATGGCTGGAGTGACCTGTACTTGGCGGCAGCCGGCGGGACTCCACCACACCAAGATTCACAGCCGAACACACTATGGAGAAATCAAGATGGTGGATTTGTTGATGTGACGCGAGAGGCTGAGACTGGTGACACTGGCTTTGGTCAAGGGATAGCGGTTGGGGATATCAACGAAGATGGATTCCCAGATCTACTTGCTTTGAATTACGGACCGAATTCGCTATTCATCAACAACGGCGATGGAACGTTCACGAATGCTACCGACCAGATGGATCAAGACGGGCGAGGACTTGACTGGTCGTCCAGCGGAGCGGTCGCTGACTTGGACCAGGATGGGCTCGCCGACTTGGTCGTGTTGAGCTATG contains the following coding sequences:
- a CDS encoding transporter substrate-binding domain-containing protein, translated to MQYGLVFVLLVLGPCASSLMAQEDVAVADAVPEVKAVAATVEAAQPSPRVLRVGTKQSPPFAIKHADGSWTGISIELWKQLTDELNLEYEFEELTLDQMLVGLESRELDAAVAAISVTSDRHDRVGFCHPHFSTGLGIAVNARDQTTAWTLIRRVVSSRLIKIMVTMICIVFVCGLLFWQFERKRNTAMFGGKRRQGIWMGVWWSTTLLLGNKGVAPVSAMGRILAASAMMSSIMVLSILTGVITSVLTVQQLDTGIARATDLHDVRVATVASSTSADYLRQRRIFFRGYATPREAIEAVIKGEADAVVYDAALLKYLATEEFSNRIDVLPVSFNVQEYAIALQLNSPLRKPLNTELLRYRESDAWDQLVYRYLGE
- a CDS encoding transporter substrate-binding domain-containing protein, yielding MKFGFSTGRNAWARAFVAAMFCVGVVCLWGVCGELPGVVGQDTLNQEALNQQASNQEAPSQESAERDAVSASQGEDAKPADAAPVRLMVPDKLVVATREVPPFAMRSEDSQWTGISIDLLREVKAELEVESGHDIAFEFREMSLADMLDAVENSEVDLAAAAITMNYEREKRMDFTHSFHTSGLGIAVGAKQRRSGWSGIVDAVLSKTFLRIVAGLFLAMLVSAVGIYLFERRHNREHFDHGWMKGIASGMWWAAVTLTTVGYGDKVPKSLGGRLIGLVWMFAGLFIIAGFTAAVTSALTLTELRMRINGPSELSGVKVATVEGSTSADYLRSRHILSVKHKDVDSALKSLVANQCDVVVYDAPILRYQTYQNYSGEAFVLPVTFERQNYAFALPSGSPLSEVINRVLLRQTSSPDWDDVLATYFGESQQK
- a CDS encoding polysaccharide biosynthesis/export family protein, which encodes MKNNLTPRVSSRNVKRTSSVATMSTTMPAICLLSTLLVASFLATGCRTAASLGLPVSGTSHALLPYATDLRQAGHRAGIATELAKHPLPPHRMAAGDVLVIEPNDFNSPVRLQSDQVVQQDGSIELGDYGRVEVLGMTVQEIQQTVQTRVASRETEKSQTRMAMVSHRNNITPEEVVDYGVNVRLVSNESDLFYVMGEVNAPGSYPLVGTETVLDAVIAAGGLSDKANEHKIILTRPQPDGQKRLILPVCYKQILQLGDVSTNYQLMPGDRIYIPSITIWEDVKQSMAFNSDKSCPHCREYR
- a CDS encoding FG-GAP-like repeat-containing protein; translated protein: MRRGQWQEAWRFSNATLTQHPNDADTIQLVASVAQQIGEQDVAADLMIDACRAEALGNAQRLNQAANALLNAGRLYDCMDLLEESLEVDPMRHQIRMLFYNMCWGIENRLRAIPHGRFLVQHRQFDLRLLLSLSYTESGTDRLDSFIELANRYPSDKRPLVAQAKSLFDQGEFEQAAKVLHEVLEFHSDHLPAVVLLCRVLVASNLDDEFIAVIADVPEKIEAYPDYWLAVGDWCEAHQQNHRAARAYWEAAKRDAEGREAWLKFSTSLKRIDNSDHQLDQAEIESIETRVNLLTQVSDVMNRFRYYPSQGLAIEIAEALRELGRLWEAEAWASIATQLPQEEGVLVKRVRESIVALMSKQTPWQLEEKHPELRIDLTCLDLPRIELDQLASVTESKAAIRRTGEPRRIGLSNEAGERSLNFFGRTGDDLARPGVLFHQTLGCGGGTIDFDLDGWSDLYLAAAGGTPPHQDSQPNTLWRNQDGGFVDVTREAETGDTGFGQGIAVGDINEDGFPDLLALNYGPNSLFINNGDGTFTNATDQMDQDGRGLDWSSSGAVADLDQDGLADLVVLSYGDGLEQVRKTCLDGGQVRACAPSNF